GTAGGTTGTAGTCGGCCAGTTCACCCGGGGCGCCGAGGCCGTGGAAGACAGAGAATCGCATTTGAATACCTTTCTTTGCTGCTTTGAGACTATTTTTCGCGGGCGAGCGAAAGAGTGGTCTTGGTGTCGGGGACGAGAAGCTCCTGTGTCGAGGCGAAGACGTGTGAGCGCATCGCGTTCTCCGCACCGAAGGGATCCTTCTCCTGGATGTGTGTCAGAATCAGCCGATGCTCTCCGCTCGAGGCGCTGACGCGACCGGGATGCTCGAGCGTCTTGCGAACCAACCTGAAGTAGGCCAACTGGTTCATCAGCCGTCCATACTGCTCGACGAGCTTGTTGTTGTCGGCGCCCAGGACGAGAGTCTCATGGAATTCCTTGACCTGCACGGCATAGGCATCCGCATCACCTGCCGCCGCGGACCGCTCCGACTCGTCGACATTGCGTTCGAGGATCTCCAGTTGAGCGCAGGGGCCTCTGCGCGCCATGAGCGCAGCACCCAAACCCTCGAGCACCTCTTTGAGCTGGAAGAGTTCGACGATCTCTCGCCGAGTCGGCTCCCTGACGAAGGTGCCCACTTTCGGCCGGATCTCAACGAGCCCCTCGAGCTGCAGCTGCTTGAGCACCTCTCGAATGGGCGTGCGGCTGACATCGAACTCCTGTGCCAAAGACACCTCCGACAGCGGCGCACCTGGCTCGAACTCACCAGTGGTGATCTTGTCCCTGAGCCGTGCCAACAACGTCGGTGCTGCTGATTCTGCGTTCACATGCATACAAGAAATCGTATGTTGCATACATCAAGAGGTCAACACCAAGGTGTGACGTTCAGCCTCAAATCCTTACCCTGAGCATACTCACGGCGCATTGTGGGGTCTACAGAGCATTCATGCACCAAATCCGCTTACACTATTGACACTTTGATGTGTACTGGACTACGTTTTCTGCCATGCAACAGAATCACAGAATGAACATAGAGCAAGCTTGGGAAGCTGCGTGGAACCGGGGTGAAGTCGATAGCCTCGACGCGATAGTCACGGACGGTTACCGGAGAGTGAGCAACTCCAGCGGGTCCACCGTCGGCCTGGGAGAGATCAAAGACGAGATCCGCTCCGTTCGCGCAGCGTTCCCTGACCTGAAGACAACCATCGACGAGTTCATCACCGAAGGAGACAAGGCGGTCATCTTCTGGACTTCGCGGGGCACCCACACCGAAGCACTGAAGGATGCGCCAGCTACCGGGAGATCTGTCATCAGCCGTGGTTCGAACGTCCTCGAAATCGCGGACGGACACGTCGCCAAGGAAACAGTGACGTGGGATTCGAGCGGGATCCTCGCCGATCTCGGTGTGAAATCGCTTTCGGCGGCAGACGAGTCCGCCAACGATGGCCTCGTCGTCGACAACCTCTCGGGAGAGCCCGATCAGGAGATGATGAAAGGCTTCAATCGAAAGTTCGTCACTGGTGTCACCGTCGTGACGACTAGGGACGAAGACCGGCCACGTGGGTTGGCAGTGAATGCCTACTGTTCAGTCTCAATCGAGCCCCCGCTGGTCATGGTCTGTGTGCAGAAGACCTCGTCGACCTACCCTGCCCTCTTCAAAGCCGATCATCTGGGAATCAACATCCTGTCAACGGGACAGCGTGCAACCGTCGGCACCTTCGCATCCAAGGCTGCAGACAAATTCGCCGATCTCGATTGGCATGGCGGCCCCTCGGGAAGTCCACTCATCGACGGCTCGTCAGCCGCTCTCGAAGCAGACATCAAAGAGCGCTTCCAGGCCAAAACACACACGATCTTCATTTGCCGGGTCCGTCATGCCGAGGTCACCGAAGCGGAGCCGATGGTGTACAAGGCAGGCAAGTTCTTCGACAGCGAAGATCTCACCGCAATTTGATCCGGGGGCTGCGCGAACACTATCTCGTTCGCGCAGCCTCTTGATCGTGTTCGACCGGCATCGGAGTAACACTGACGAGCGGCCACCGATCACTTGCGATTTTCCGTTTCAGCACCATTCCTGATGAGCCCAGGATCCCCTCGAACCCGAATTTGGAGACAACGATGTCGATGTTAGAAGATCACGAGATGCAGCGAAGCGATGCCCCGGAAGTCAGACATGGTACGGGCGCGGACGGAGAGGCCCGGCATCGTCGCTCGGTGGGGAGGGTCTTTCTGTGGTCAGTCGGATTCGTCATCGCATTCGTGCTCTGGGCGGCACTGTCTCCCGACAGTCTCGGCTCCATCATGGCCTCGGCGATGGATGCGGTGTCGTCCGGAATCGGCTGGATCTACCTGGTCGTTCCGTTTGCCGCGATCGTAATGCTCATCTGGTTCGCTGCGAGCCGATTCGGGCGCATTCGCCTCGGCTCCGAGGACTCTCGCCCCGAATACAGCACCGCATCATGGCTGGCCATGATTCTGGCCGCGGTTATGGGGATCGGGCTGGTCAGCTATGGGGTTGCGGAGCCGATGTCGCACTTCATGACACCTCCCCACGGCCTGGCGGAGCCCGAAACCATGAACGCAGCGATCCGGGCCATGCAGTTCTCCTACCTCGACTGGGGTTTCCAAGCCTGGGCGATCTTCGGGGTCTTCGGTTTGGCGATCGGCTACTCGACGCACCGGAAGGGCCGCCCGGCGCTGGTTTCGACGATGCTGCGTCCGGTGCTCGGCCGGTTCGTCGACGGTTGGGTCGGCAATTTCATAGATATCCTTACCATCATCGCTACCCTCTTCGGCACGACGACGTCGCTGGGCCTCGGCGCTTCGCAGATCGGCCAGGGTCTCAACACGGTCTTCGGCATCGAACCCACCATCATCCTGCAGATCATTGTCGTCGCAGTGCTGACACTCCTCTTCACCGGGTCCGCCCTGACGGGAGTGAGCCGAGGCATCAAATACATCTCTCAGATCACCTTGACCATGGCCACTGCCCTTGGGCTCTTCGTTTTCGTCACCGGTCCATCCGGCTTCGTGGCCAATCTCTTCGTCCGCTCCGTCGGTTCGTTCGCCGGCGATTTCCTGCAACTCAGCTTCTTGACACCGGCAAACGCCGCCGACAGCGAATGGATGCTCGGCTGGACCTACTTCATGATGGCCTGGTGGCTGTCCTGGAGCGCCTTCGTCGGAATCTTCCTGGCCAAGATCTCCAAGGGCCGGACGATCCGACAGTTCGTGACCGGTGTGCTCCTCGTTCCCAGCGCCGTCTTCTTCCTCTGGTTCACCATCATGGGAGGATCTGCAATCAAGTTCGATATGAGTGGTGCCTCGATCGGCGAGGCGACTCAGGACAATCTGGACACGGCGTTCTTCAGTCTGCTCGATCAGCTGCCGCTGTCGCTGCTGACCTCGATCTTCACAGTCCTCATGGTCATCCTCTTCTTCGTCTCCTCCGCGGATTCGAATACATTCGTGCTGAGCTCACTGTCCTCACGTGGGTCTTTCGAACCGCGACGACCTGTCATCGCCACATGGGGTGTCCTCACCGGGGCATGCGCAGTCGTTCTCCTTCTGCTCGGCGGACTCCAAGCACTTCAGCAGGCGGCGATGCTCTCGGCTGTGCCGTTCACTGTCATCGTCATCATCCTCGGAGTCGCGTTGATCAAGGAACTGCGCAACGACCATCAAATCGTCGACGAGATCGCTCGCGAGAGGCGCGTGCTGGGGCTCTGAGTCGCACCGATCCGAACATGTGGAACGCCGACGACGACGCCCGATCACTGCGCTGCACCGGGTAGATCACTAAATGTCGAGCGAACAAGCGATAGTCCCCGCTCTCGATGCCACCAAGTGGTCCACTCGTTATCGGCGCGCGCCTCATCGCAGCTTCGACGTCACCTCGGCGGCGGCCGCGAGGACCTGCTCCACGAGCGATTCTGTATCGGTGCCCTCGCTCAGCGCATCACCGGCGAGCGAGAGTCCGATGGCGGCGATCGGACGCGAGAGCACGTCGTAGACGGGGGCCGCGATCGTCGAGATCCCGGGGGTGACCTCCCCGTGTTCGATGGCCCAGCCGGCACGCCGGTCCTGGGCGAGGATCGCATTGAGCGCCTTGACAGTCGTCGGGCCTCGCCCCGTGCGGGTGACGAATCCGGACTCGGACTGGAGCATCGCCAGCACCTCCGACTTTGGCAGATTCGCCAGGATCGTCCGTCCGGTCGCGGTCAGGTAACTGGGCATGCGCACACCGGTGGCGGTGATGACCGCGACCGATTTCAGGGACTGCTCCTTGAGCACATACTCGGTCTCCCATCCGCGGATGACGGCCAGCTGTGCGGTCGCCGCAGTGTCGTCGGCCAGTTGCCGCACGATGGGCTGGGCCAACCTCTGCAGGGGGTTCGTGCGCAGATAGGAGCTTCCCAATTCGTGGACACCGGCCCCCAGGGCGTAACCGGATTCGGTGCGCACGACGAGCCCCAGCTCCTCGAGCACCGTGAGCAGCTCATAGGCACTCGAGCGCGGGATCTCCAGAGCCCGCACCAGAGCACCGGCGGTGATCGGACGGTTCGATGAGGCCAGATGCCGCAGAATCGCGATCGAGCGCCGCAGCGCCGGAACCTCAGCCACGGTTCAGTCCTCCATCCCCAGTGCCGCGAATGCCGCCCGGTACAACTCCGAAATCGACCCCAGTTCCGTATGCACGCCGTCGCGGACGCGGACGCAGGCCCCGCTGACGGTCATGTGCACATCCGCCGAGGTGGCCGAGAGGATGATCTGCTCCCCCACCGACCCGAAGGTGCGCATGCTGTCGGTCTCCAATGCGATGAAGTCGCAGGCCCTGCCCACGGCCAGCTCGCCGACGGGCAGGTCGAGGCTGCGTGCCCCGCCCGAGGTCAGGGCGGTGATGAGTTCGGCCGGGGAGAAGCGACCCCGCTGGCCCGATCGCAGGCGTTCGCCGGCCTCCATGCCCTGAGTCTCTCGCAGAGCGTCGAGGACGACATGCTGGTCGGAGCCGATCGAGATCGTGGCGCCGGCGTCGGCGAGCTCACGGGCCGGACCGATGCCGTCGGCCAGGTCGGCCTCCGTGCACGGGCACATGACGATCGACGCCCGCGACCCGCCCAAGCTCGCGATGTCGTCATCGCGCAGGTGCGTGGCATGGACAGCCGAGAGGTTCGCCGCAACGACACCGGAACGTGCGAAGACCTGCGTCGGTGTCGTGCCGTAGGCGACCTGGCAGGCTTCGTTCTCCGCCGGCTGCTCGGACAGGTGCACGTGCACGGGCCCGTCGAGCTCGGCGAACCTGGGCAGGTTGGCCGCCGGAACCGCGCGGATCGAATGGATTGCCGATCCCACATGCACGAAGCTCTCACCAGGCGCTCCGACCGGGAACTCAGTGGCAAAAGCCTTGGAAAGAGCGGCATGGCGGTCCATGTATCCGTCGATGGTTCCGTCGCCGAATCGAGCCTGCTCGTCTGAGAGCTCGGAGTCGATTCCGCCCGTGAGGTAACAGGTGTCGAGGAGTCGGATGCGCAAACCCGCCGAGGCGGCCGCCCGTGCCAGCGCCCGTTCCATCGCGTGGGTGTTCTCGTACGGAGTGCCGTCCGGTGCGTGGTGGACGTAGTGGAATTCGCCCACCGAGGTGTAGCCGCCGGCGAGCATCTCCGCGAAGACCGCGCGAGCCACCGTTTCGTAGTTCTCGGGGCTCAGCTTCGCGGCCACGGAATACATGACTTCGCGCCAGGTCCAGAAGGTCCCGCCGTCGCCGTGGGTGCGTCCGCGCAGGATGCGGTGGAAAGCGTGGGAGTGGGCGTTGACTCCACCTGGAAGGGTGAAGCCGGGAACCACCTCGGCGATGGTGGGTGGGGTCTCGATTCCGGTCTCGACCGAGGTCAGCGTCCCTGTGTCATCGGCGGTGAGCAGGACGCCGGTGACGACCTGTCCGCCGACCCAGGCGGATTCGCACCAGAAACGCGTGCTCATGACGCACCTCCTGCAGATCCCGGCGCTCCGGCAAGTCCCGATGCTTCGCCGACAGGCCCCGGCGAGTCGACAGGCCCCGACGAATCATCCGAGGCGTCCACCCCGAGCTCTCTTTCGAGGACCTTGACCAGCGCGCTGACGCCGGCCCGCTGGTCGTCGACCTCGCAGGCCTCTTCCGGAGCGTGGGAGACGCCGGTCGGGTTGCGCACGTAGAGCATCGCCGAAGGCACATGCGGGGCGAGGATGCCGGCGTCGTGCCCGGCGCCCGAGGGCAGCAGCGGCGCGTTCGGCAGCACCGAGGTCAGCCGTGAGTTGAGTTCCGCGGTGAAGTGGGTCGTCGGCGAGTACGACTCCTGGGAGATGGACACCTCGACGCCGGTGCCGTCAGCGTGCTCGCGGGCTCGGGCGCTGATCTCCTCGAGGACCTGCTGGACGACGGTGTCGTCGGCGTGACGGATGTCGAGCCAGAAGCTCATGCCCGAGGCGATGACATTGGTCCCGCCCGGATGGATGAGCGTCCGACCCACGGTGGCCACCGCTTGGTCGTGGCTGGCCGCGAGGATCGGGATGTCGCCGATGGCGCGGCTGCCGGCCACCACCGGATCTGCGCGATGACCCATCGGTGTCGTACCTGCGTGGTTGCCCTGTCCGGAGAAGGAGAAGTGCCAGCGGCCGTGGCCGATGATCGAGGAGCCGATCGCCACAGGCTGGTCGGTGTTGATCAGACCGATGCCCTGTTCGACGTGGAGTTCGATGAAGGATCCGACCGTCGACAGCCTGGAGTGGTCGGTGCCGATGCGGTTCGGGTCGAGGCCGTAGCCGGCCGCGACGTCGGCAAAGGTGTCGCCAGCGGCATCTTTGAGTCCCAACGCGCGGTCTGCTTCGATGGCGCCGGTGATCAGCCGCGATCCGAGACAGGCCACGCCGAAGCGCGAGCCTTCTTCTTCGGGGAACACGGCGAGCGCCAGCGGACGCCGAGCACGTTCGAGCGCTCCGGAAGCCTTGAGTTCATCGAAGGCAGCCAGCGCCGAGGCGACGCCGAGGGGCCCGTCGAAGGCTCCCCCACCAGGCACGGAGTCCAGGTGGGACCCGGTGACGACGGCGTTCTCACCGGGCGCGGTCGCCCATGCCCAGGTGATGCCGTTGTCATCGATCTCGGTCTCGAGGCCACGTCGGGCCGCCTCGGCGAGGAACCAGTCACGCAGCTCTCGCTCGGTGTCCGAGAACCCGGGGCGCTGGTAGCCGGCACCACGAGCGTCACGACCGGTGCCTTCGATCTGCGCCAGGAGGGAGACGACGTCACTCATCTCAGTTGGCTCCGTCCGAATCGTTCGATCCCGAGCCGGCGGCGCCGACTGAACCGTCGGTGCCGACCTCGTCCCTGTGGGTCGTCGCGGCGTCCGTTCCCGATGCCTCGGCGGCTGCGTCGAGGTTGCCCAGGGCGGTGAAATCGGGGTCGTCGACGGCCGGTGATCCGCCTTCGGGCAGCCAGGTCCCGGCCGCCTCGGTGACGGTGTGCTGCAGCGGCGAGACCGACTCTGCGGCTGCGACGAGCGAACCGTCCTTCACCTTGGCGATCGTCTCAGCGAGCTCCGGGGACAGGAACCGGTCGGGCCCGGGGCCGGGCACGGTCTCACGGATCGTGGAGATCACGGCACCGGTGACCGGTGCCAGGGCGGCCTCGCGCATGTCGCAGGCCCGGGAAGCGGCATAGAACTCGATGCCGACGACGCTGGCGAGGTTGTCGACGACCTTGCGCAGCTTGCGGGCGGCCGACCAGCCCATGGACACGTGGTCTTCCTGCATGGCCGAGGACGGGATCGAATCCACCGAGGCGGGGGCGGCGCCTCGTTTGGCTTCGGAGACCATGGCGGCCTGTGTGTAGTGGGCGATCATCAGGCCCGAGTCGACCCCGGCGTCGTCGGCGAGGAACGGGGTCAGATCCTGGTTGCGGGTCACGTCCATCATGCGGTCGGTGCGGCGTTCGGACATCGAGGCGACGTCGGCTGAGACGATGGCGAGGAAGTCCAGCGCGTGGGCCAGGGGTGCGCCGTGGAAGTTGCCGTTGGAGGAGACCATTCCGTTGGTGAGCACGACCGGGTTGTCGATGGCCGCACGCAGTTCGCGTTCGGCGACCTGCGTGGCGAAGGCCACGGCGTCACGGGCGGCGCCGTTGACCTGCGGGGCGCAGCGCATCGAGTACGCGTCCTGGACGAGATGCGTGGAATCGCGGTGGCTGGCGGTGATGCCGGAGTCCTTGAGGGATGTCAGCATGTTCGCGGCGGCAGCGGATTGGCCGTCGTGGGGGCGCAGCGCGTAGTGGAGTTCGGGGGCGAAGACCGCGTCGGTGCCGAAGAGTCCTTCGATGCTCATGGCCGCGGAGACGTCGACGGCGGTGAGCAGGTTCTCGAGGTCGGCCAGGGCCATGATGAGCATGCCCAACATGCCGTCGGTGCCGTTGACGAGCGCGAGGCCTTCCTTCTCGGCCAGGGTGACAGGGGTGATGCCGGCGGCCGCGAGGATCTCATCGGCGGGACCGGCGACACCGTCGGGCCCCTCGGCGACGCCTTCGCCCATGACGACGAGCGCACAGGCCGACAGCGGCGCGAGGTCGCCCGAGCAGCCCAGCGAACCGTATTCGTGGACGACCGGGGTGATGCCGGCGTTGAGGAGGTCGACGTAGGTTTGGAGCACCTCGGCGCGGACACCCGCCCGGCCGGTGGCCAAGGTGCGGGCACGCAGCAGCATCAGCGCCCGGACGACTTCCCGTTCGACGGGTTCGCCGACGCCGGCGGCGTGTGAGCGGATGAGGGACTTCTGCAGCTGGGTGCGCAGTTCGGCGGGGATGTGCCGTTGAGCGAGTGCCCCGAAGCCGGTGGAGACACCGTAGACGGGCTTCGGTGCGGAGGCGAGCGCGTCGATGGCTTCGCGGTACTTGTTCACCCGCGCCAGAGTGGCCTCGCTCAGGTTGACCTGCGCGTCATGGCGGGCGACGTCGACGACCTGGGCGAATGTGAGTGTGTCGGGGTCGAGATCGATGAAGTCTGACATCTGGGACCTTTCGGTTGGGTGGGTGAAACGTTCGTGTGGTGCTGTTATGCGCTTCGTGTGGTGGCTTTAGACGGTGAAAGCGCGGACGTGCCCATGGCGTCTGTGCGTCTCAGACCTGTGGGCGGTTGTCGGCGACGAGCTCGCCATCGCGGTAGACCCGTTCGACCAACTGGACGCCCGGCCGGTAGGCCAGGTGCCGGTAGCTGGGGGCGTCGAGGACGACGAGATCGGCCCGAGCACCGGCGCCGAGGTGGCCGACGTCGGGCCGCTGCAGGGCGTTGGCACCACCGGCGGTGACCGCCCATACGGCCTGTTCGACGGTGAAGTGCATATCTCGCACGCCGATGGCGATGGCGAAGGGGATGCTGTTGGAGAATCCCGATCCCGGGTTGCAGTCGGTGGCGATCGCCAGCCTCACGCCCGCGCCGATGTAGCGGCGGGCGTCGGGGTAGGGCTGCCGGGTGGAGAATTCGATGCCCGGCAGCAGCGTGACGACGGTGCCGGCCTGAGCCAGGACCGCGAGATCCTCATCAGAGGCGAAGGTCGCGTGGTCGACGGACACGCACCCCAGTTCGGCACCGAGCTTGAGCGCTCCCCCGTCGGTGAGCTGGTTCGCGTGCAGACGCGGCTTCATGCCCGCGGCCTTGCCGGCTTCGATGATGCGTCGCGTCTGCTCCTCGGTGAAGGCGCCCTTCTCACAGAAGACGTCGATCCACTTCGCCTGCCCGGTCGCGGCCGGGATGATCTCGTCGATGACGAGGTCGACGTAGGCCTCCGGGTTCTCCTTGTACTCGGGTGGGACCACGTGAGCGGCGATGAGCGTGGATTCCTCGGTGTGCCGATTGATGATCCGCAGCGCCCGCAGCTCGTCCTCGCGCGTCAGCCCGTACCCGGACTTGACCTCGAAGGTCGTGGTGCCCTGCCGGGTGGCCTGATCGAGCAGGTGGACGAAGTTGGCCTCGAGCTCCGCCTCGCTGGCGGCGCGGGTGGCGGCGACGGTGGTCGCGATGCCCCCGGCCGAGTACTTCTGTCCGGCCATGCGCGCGGCGAACTCCGCTGACCGGTCGCCGGCGAAGATGAGGTGGTTGTGACTGTCGACGAACCCCGGAACGACGGCCTTGCCGCCCAGGTCGATCGTCTCGAGCTCCACTCCCCCGCTCGCCGAGGTGAGGGTGCCGTTTTCGATGTCATCGTCGTCGAGGGTCGTGGCCGACGCCGACTCTTCCCTGGTCTCGCCGAGGTGATCCCTGACGGCGCTGTCCGCCTGAGCGGACGGTCCCGACCACAGGATCCGGCCATCGTCGATGAGCACGGCGGCGTCGTCGATGACGTTGAGGGCGCCGAGGCTGTCGAGGTCGTTGACGACCAGTTCACTGATCCCGGTGATGATCTGCACGGGTGAGGTCCTTCGCGATCGAGGGCGGTTCACTCTCAGTATGGACCGCGCAAGGCTCCAGCTGAACCGTGATCGACGAATTTTGTCCGACATTTCGGACAGTTCGTGATCGCGGCCTCACACCCCTGTCATCCGGCGCGACGCGGCGCTGAAGTACTGACGTGCATCACTCTGCGGAACAGTACACAGGTTGCAACCGATGTACTGTTCCGCAGGATGAATCGTCGCGAAGAGCAGCGCCTCGGCGCCGTCGCGCAGTGCCGTGTGGGCGATGAGGGACACGACGCCCCAGAAGGTCTGCGAGTCGATTCTTGGGAGCACGTGGGCGCTGCCGCCGAGCATGAGCGACGAGACCGCTCCGGGCAGCGCGCCGCTCCGGACAGCAGACTACTCCGGCAGCGGGCCGTTGCAGTGGAACACGGGCAGCACGAGGAGGCTGCAGACGCCGCCCCCGAACTTGAGCCCGTTGAGGATCGACCGCCCCATGGCCGAACACACAGAGCTCGGCACGTGCATCATTCTGCGGAACAGTACACGGGCTGCAACCTGTGTACTGTTCCGCAGGATGAGTAAGCGCGAGTCGACCGCCAACGCTGCGGCGATCCGAACTGCACTGAGACCCTTACTGCGCGGCGGACTCCTCGTCACGCTGGTCCAGTTCGGGAATCATGGGCACGCGCTGGCCGCGTTCGACGGCGACCTCGGCGGCACGGTCGTAGCCGGCGTCGACGTGGCGGATGACTCCCATGCCCGGGTCGTTGGTGAGCAGGCGGGCCAGTTTCTGCCCGGCCAGCTCGGTGCCGTCGGCCACGGAGACCTGTCCGGCGTGGATCGAGCGGCCGATGCCGACGCCGCCGCCGTGGTGG
The Brevibacterium marinum genome window above contains:
- a CDS encoding BCCT family transporter, with amino-acid sequence MGRVFLWSVGFVIAFVLWAALSPDSLGSIMASAMDAVSSGIGWIYLVVPFAAIVMLIWFAASRFGRIRLGSEDSRPEYSTASWLAMILAAVMGIGLVSYGVAEPMSHFMTPPHGLAEPETMNAAIRAMQFSYLDWGFQAWAIFGVFGLAIGYSTHRKGRPALVSTMLRPVLGRFVDGWVGNFIDILTIIATLFGTTTSLGLGASQIGQGLNTVFGIEPTIILQIIVVAVLTLLFTGSALTGVSRGIKYISQITLTMATALGLFVFVTGPSGFVANLFVRSVGSFAGDFLQLSFLTPANAADSEWMLGWTYFMMAWWLSWSAFVGIFLAKISKGRTIRQFVTGVLLVPSAVFFLWFTIMGGSAIKFDMSGASIGEATQDNLDTAFFSLLDQLPLSLLTSIFTVLMVILFFVSSADSNTFVLSSLSSRGSFEPRRPVIATWGVLTGACAVVLLLLGGLQALQQAAMLSAVPFTVIVIILGVALIKELRNDHQIVDEIARERRVLGL
- a CDS encoding flavin reductase, whose amino-acid sequence is MNIEQAWEAAWNRGEVDSLDAIVTDGYRRVSNSSGSTVGLGEIKDEIRSVRAAFPDLKTTIDEFITEGDKAVIFWTSRGTHTEALKDAPATGRSVISRGSNVLEIADGHVAKETVTWDSSGILADLGVKSLSAADESANDGLVVDNLSGEPDQEMMKGFNRKFVTGVTVVTTRDEDRPRGLAVNAYCSVSIEPPLVMVCVQKTSSTYPALFKADHLGINILSTGQRATVGTFASKAADKFADLDWHGGPSGSPLIDGSSAALEADIKERFQAKTHTIFICRVRHAEVTEAEPMVYKAGKFFDSEDLTAI
- the hutI gene encoding imidazolonepropionase → MQIITGISELVVNDLDSLGALNVIDDAAVLIDDGRILWSGPSAQADSAVRDHLGETREESASATTLDDDDIENGTLTSASGGVELETIDLGGKAVVPGFVDSHNHLIFAGDRSAEFAARMAGQKYSAGGIATTVAATRAASEAELEANFVHLLDQATRQGTTTFEVKSGYGLTREDELRALRIINRHTEESTLIAAHVVPPEYKENPEAYVDLVIDEIIPAATGQAKWIDVFCEKGAFTEEQTRRIIEAGKAAGMKPRLHANQLTDGGALKLGAELGCVSVDHATFASDEDLAVLAQAGTVVTLLPGIEFSTRQPYPDARRYIGAGVRLAIATDCNPGSGFSNSIPFAIAIGVRDMHFTVEQAVWAVTAGGANALQRPDVGHLGAGARADLVVLDAPSYRHLAYRPGVQLVERVYRDGELVADNRPQV
- a CDS encoding allantoate amidohydrolase → MSDVVSLLAQIEGTGRDARGAGYQRPGFSDTERELRDWFLAEAARRGLETEIDDNGITWAWATAPGENAVVTGSHLDSVPGGGAFDGPLGVASALAAFDELKASGALERARRPLALAVFPEEEGSRFGVACLGSRLITGAIEADRALGLKDAAGDTFADVAAGYGLDPNRIGTDHSRLSTVGSFIELHVEQGIGLINTDQPVAIGSSIIGHGRWHFSFSGQGNHAGTTPMGHRADPVVAGSRAIGDIPILAASHDQAVATVGRTLIHPGGTNVIASGMSFWLDIRHADDTVVQQVLEEISARAREHADGTGVEVSISQESYSPTTHFTAELNSRLTSVLPNAPLLPSGAGHDAGILAPHVPSAMLYVRNPTGVSHAPEEACEVDDQRAGVSALVKVLERELGVDASDDSSGPVDSPGPVGEASGLAGAPGSAGGAS
- a CDS encoding GntR family transcriptional regulator, which codes for MHVNAESAAPTLLARLRDKITTGEFEPGAPLSEVSLAQEFDVSRTPIREVLKQLQLEGLVEIRPKVGTFVREPTRREIVELFQLKEVLEGLGAALMARRGPCAQLEILERNVDESERSAAAGDADAYAVQVKEFHETLVLGADNNKLVEQYGRLMNQLAYFRLVRKTLEHPGRVSASSGEHRLILTHIQEKDPFGAENAMRSHVFASTQELLVPDTKTTLSLAREK
- a CDS encoding formimidoylglutamate deiminase, producing MSTRFWCESAWVGGQVVTGVLLTADDTGTLTSVETGIETPPTIAEVVPGFTLPGGVNAHSHAFHRILRGRTHGDGGTFWTWREVMYSVAAKLSPENYETVARAVFAEMLAGGYTSVGEFHYVHHAPDGTPYENTHAMERALARAAASAGLRIRLLDTCYLTGGIDSELSDEQARFGDGTIDGYMDRHAALSKAFATEFPVGAPGESFVHVGSAIHSIRAVPAANLPRFAELDGPVHVHLSEQPAENEACQVAYGTTPTQVFARSGVVAANLSAVHATHLRDDDIASLGGSRASIVMCPCTEADLADGIGPARELADAGATISIGSDQHVVLDALRETQGMEAGERLRSGQRGRFSPAELITALTSGGARSLDLPVGELAVGRACDFIALETDSMRTFGSVGEQIILSATSADVHMTVSGACVRVRDGVHTELGSISELYRAAFAALGMED
- the hutH gene encoding histidine ammonia-lyase codes for the protein MSDFIDLDPDTLTFAQVVDVARHDAQVNLSEATLARVNKYREAIDALASAPKPVYGVSTGFGALAQRHIPAELRTQLQKSLIRSHAAGVGEPVEREVVRALMLLRARTLATGRAGVRAEVLQTYVDLLNAGITPVVHEYGSLGCSGDLAPLSACALVVMGEGVAEGPDGVAGPADEILAAAGITPVTLAEKEGLALVNGTDGMLGMLIMALADLENLLTAVDVSAAMSIEGLFGTDAVFAPELHYALRPHDGQSAAAANMLTSLKDSGITASHRDSTHLVQDAYSMRCAPQVNGAARDAVAFATQVAERELRAAIDNPVVLTNGMVSSNGNFHGAPLAHALDFLAIVSADVASMSERRTDRMMDVTRNQDLTPFLADDAGVDSGLMIAHYTQAAMVSEAKRGAAPASVDSIPSSAMQEDHVSMGWSAARKLRKVVDNLASVVGIEFYAASRACDMREAALAPVTGAVISTIRETVPGPGPDRFLSPELAETIAKVKDGSLVAAAESVSPLQHTVTEAAGTWLPEGGSPAVDDPDFTALGNLDAAAEASGTDAATTHRDEVGTDGSVGAAGSGSNDSDGAN
- a CDS encoding IclR family transcriptional regulator domain-containing protein — translated: MAEVPALRRSIAILRHLASSNRPITAGALVRALEIPRSSAYELLTVLEELGLVVRTESGYALGAGVHELGSSYLRTNPLQRLAQPIVRQLADDTAATAQLAVIRGWETEYVLKEQSLKSVAVITATGVRMPSYLTATGRTILANLPKSEVLAMLQSESGFVTRTGRGPTTVKALNAILAQDRRAGWAIEHGEVTPGISTIAAPVYDVLSRPIAAIGLSLAGDALSEGTDTESLVEQVLAAAAEVTSKLR